The window TCTAGGTTTGCGGTCAATTCTATGTAAACCTCACGCTTGTCCATAAGCGCTTTAAGGTCTTTATATTCTTTAGTAAGTTGTACGTATCGTTTTTGATCTGAGATAATATCTGGCTGAATGATCAAGTCATTTACCTCGTCAAAACGATTTTTTACAATGTTTAATTTATCTATCATGGTCTTTGTGAACTGCTGCGAAAATACGGAATTTGCTTGTAATTTTTCGGCATAAAACTTGTTGAATCTCTGTCTTACTAAAAACACTTTTACATGAAAAATATTCTTATGGTATCGAGCATTTTAATTTCAATGACTTCTATAGCACAAACCTTTGAAATAGGAGCTGGAGCAGGAAGTGGAGCGTTTTATTTTATTGAAGATATTGATGCTAACGCTGTTGCTGCCTATGATTCTCCGGCATCGCTCTATCTAGATGTTAAATATAATTTTAAGGATCGTATTGATGGTTTGAAACTAAGATTACAAAATACGAGTGTGAACGTGGTTGGAAATGATTATCAAACTCTAGCACCTATAGATGGAACGGTAGAGATGTTTACTACATCTTTGTTATACGAGCGATTGAGAACTGATAAAAAATTTAACGTCGGTTATAATGCAGGTATGGGAATTACTCATCAAGAATTTGTGAGAATTAAAAACATGAATTTACCTCCTAGAGAAGATAAGTTTATGACTCTATCTTTTGACGGTATTTTTACTCTAAGATTGGATCAAAATTTGAGATTGAACCTCAATACAGGATTATTATGGACAGATCCTATGAACACTTTTAGAGGTTCTGATAATTGGCAAACGGCAGGAGAAGATTTGAGTTTTTTAGCACAGATAGGAATCTCCTATAAATTTAATTAAATTGACATTTAAATTAGGTTTAGGTGGAGGCTGCCACTGGTGTACAGAAGCAGTTTTTCAAGCGGTAGAAGGTGTTCTTAAAGTAGAACAAGGTTATATTTCTAGCCTTGAACCATATGATCAAAAAAGTGAGGCTATTATAATTCATTTTAGTGACTTAAAGCTTTTAGAAAAAATCATTGATATTCATTTACAAACGCATGCTTCTACAAAACAGCACAGTCGTAGAAGTGAATACCGCAGTGCGATTTATTATTTTGACCTAGAAATGAAAAGTAGAGTAGAGGCTGTAACGGTCTCGCTTTCGCGAAAGCGGAATCAAAATTACATCACTCTAATATTGCCTTTTGAAACTTTTGAATCATCTAGGGAATCTATTCGGAATTACTACAAAACAAGACCTGATGCTCCTTTTTGTAAACGTTATATTGAGCCGAAGTTAGAAGTTGTGAAACGAATGAATTGATAAAAAACTTAATGTAATCTGTCATGCTGATTTTATTTCAGCATCTACTCATTGGGGACGAAAAAATTATTAATTTTAAGCTAATGGCTTTTAAATCGTTACACCTATACTGGATCTATATCTTAACGAATAAGAAACGCGGTGTTATGTATGTAGGAGTTACTGGCGGAATTGAGGATAGATTGAGAAGACATCATTTAGGAGAAGGGTCGGTTTTTACGAAAAAATACAATGCTAATAAACTCGTCTATTTTGAAGAGTTTCAGTATATAAATGATGCAATTGCAAGGGAAAAGCAATTGAAAAACTGGCATCGAGAATGGAAAATCAACCTGATAGAAGAAGAAAATCCAGATTGGAATGATTTGTCTGAAAATTGGAATACAGATTGAAACCTTTATCAAGCACTGATAAGTTTGCGAGAGAAAATTGTATTATCGTACCTATCTATGAGAAGCTGAACTAAATTCAGCTTGACAGTTAATAGGTTTTAATACTCAAAAACCCCAAACTCACTATCGATAGTAAGCTTTTTAGAATCTGCAGCTTCTACGCGACCTATAATCTTTGCATCTACATTAAATGAATTGGATATATCGATAATGTCTTGTGCAATAGATTCATTTACATAAAGTTCCATACGATGTCCCATATTGAATACTTGGTACATTTCTTTCCAGTCTGTACCAGATTCTTCTTGGATCATTTTGAAAAGTGGTGGCAATTCAAACAAATTATCTTTTATAATATGAAGGTCTTTTACGAAATGTAGAATTTTAGTCTGAGCACCACCAGAACAATGCACCATACCGTGAAGGTCATCTCGGTTGACATCGCTTAATATTTTCTTGATAATAGGTGCGTAAGTACGAGTAGGAGATAGCACTAATTTACCAGCATCCAGCGGACTTCCATCAACAGTATCCGTTAAGTTTTTTGAACCTGAATAAACCAGATCTTCTGGAACGGCAGCGTCATAACTCGCTGGATATTTTTCTTTTAAACTTTTATTGAATACGTCGTGTCTAGCGCTGGTAAGACCGTTGGATCCCATTCCGCCATTGTATTCGGTTTCATAGGTGGCTTGTCCTGAGCTAGAAAGCCCTACAATCACATCGCCAGCTTTAATGTTTGCATTATCTACTACATCACTACGTTTCATACGAGCGGTTACAGTAGAATCTACGATGATAGTTCTTACAAGATCACCAACATCTGCCGTTTCTCCACCAGTGGAAATGAGTTCTACGCCGTGAGATTTAAGATCGGCGATGAGCTCTTCGGTTCCATTGATGATGGCCGAGATTACTTCGCCAGGAATCAAATTTTTGTTTCTACCTATGGTGCTAGAAAGTAGAATATTATCTGTCGCACCTACACAAAGTAGATCGTCTACATTCATAATGAGCGCATCTTGAGCGATCCCTTTCCAAACCGAGATATCTCCAGTTTCTTTCCAATACATATAAGCGAGACTGGATTTAGTCCCAGCGCCATCGGCATGCATGATGAGACAGTGGTCTTCAGATCCTGTAAGAGAATCGGGAACGATTTTACAAAAGGCTTGTGGAAACAATCCTTTATCTACGTTCTTAATCGCATTATGTACGTCTTCTTTGCCAGCGCTCACACCACGCTGTGCATATCTTTTAGAAATGTCTTGGCTCATGTTGCAAAAGTAGTATTTAGTATGTAGTAGTTTCTATGTAGAAGTTAGAATTTAGGAAAAAGTATGAAGAGGTTGTTAAGAAATATAACAGTCATGCTTTCGCGAAATTGGAACCGTTCCAAAAGCTATAAATTAAAAATCTTGATTATTTCTTAACCTTTGTAGCTTTTCGAGCGGCATGTATTTCCTTTACTTTATTCAATCGTTCTGGACTATACCTAAATGCTCTGTTGAATAGGTTTTTTAGTGATAAATCGTTCACATCTTCGGTAACTTGTTCTAGTTGAGCGACACGAGTACGTAAGTTGTTTAATATTTCTAAGCGTTTTGCGTCTTGATTAGAAGTATTTTCTAGGTACTTTTTAACTTGGTATGGTAAATCAAAATTTAGTACTGTTCCTAATTCTTGCGCCTGCGATGCGGTCATTAGCAAATTCCAGCCTAGTCGTTCCCAACTGTAATTAATTTGCATTCCAGCGATGCGAGTAGCTACTTGATCTTTTAATTCTACAGAAAGTACTACGCTCAAGGAGTCGCTATATTTTGTAATGCGTTCTTTTATAAACTTACCGTCCGTGAGTCCTTTTTGAAACACCTCATGAGGTACTTGAATATGAAAATTTTGATCTAAATATTCATAGTCATAAGATAACCAGTCTATGGTTTTTACACTATCTATCTTTTGACGCTCTTGATCGCTTATCAAGCTTTTGGCATTTTCAGGTATTTTTTGAGCAGTGGTAATACAACTTATTAAGATGCAGAGCGTACGTATCGTAAAATTCATAAAGGTTTTTGAAAAAGGTTTGTTATTCAGTATTGTTATCCTTTGGTATTAAATTTAGATTAACACGTTGTGTTCTTGTTTCTAGGGTTTCTAGAAATGCAATAACCGCATCGATTTCTTCTCTAGTAAGTTCTAGCTTTTTAAGTAAAGGTGATGTTGTAGGTATAAGAGAATCTCTACCTTTTCCTAAATATTTCTTTTGAATAGGAGCTGGATTTCCTAAGTTGTAAAATTCTACGACGTCTAATAAAGATGGAAAATGACCATGATGCATCCATGGACCAGTCCTTGAAACTTCTCGTAGAGTAGGAGTTCTAAATTTACCTAGATCTTCTGGATTTCCTGTGACATAATATCTTCCAAAATCTTCATCTTTAGTTCCAAAAAGAGCCTGTCCATCATTATGATATTTATTATCACTGAAGTAAGGTGTATTATGACAGTTGATACATTGGGCTTTTGTCCTGAACAGGTGTAAACCTAATACCTCTTGATCTGTAAAGGCGTCTTTTTTACCAGAAATAAAACGATCGAATTTACTTTTGGGGCTTACGATACTACGTTCAAAAGTGGCAATTGCTTTTTGAATACGTTCTAGAGTTACCTGTTTATCGCCAAATGCTTTTTTAAACAATGGCGCATACCCATCTATGGCGGCGATATTATTTACTGCTATATCCAGATTAGAATTCATCTCTACATTATCAGGTATAGGAAATTGAGCTTGATCTTCTAGGCTACTTGCTCTTCCATCCCAAAACAACTCATGCGCATAACCGCTATTCATAATAGTCATGGCGTTGCGTTTACCAGTTTTACGTAGGTGACCGAAGGATCTGGTGAGATTATCTGTCCAGCCTAATTCTGGATTATGACAAGAGGCGCATGCTATTTGACCGCTTTGAGATAATCTTGGATCAAAGAATAGGGATTTACCTAGAGCCTTTTTAGCTGGAGAATATGGATTTGTTTCTGGATATTTAACTTTAGGCAATACTCCTATATCCTCAAATTGTGAACGCTTTATGGAGGCATCTAACTGTGGATCAGGCCATTTTCTAGCATCATTTTGTGAATATAAATTTCTTAATTCATCTATTTTGATGTAGCCTTTTTCTTGATCTGTTTTACAAGAAATGCAAAAAAACAATGCTACGACAGTAGGTATTATAAGATATGTAGGTATTAATTTCATTGATTTCTAAGTCTGTAATAGAGCGTTTGCTTACATTTTAATGAGGCGTTTTATTTTAGTATGTTCCGCTTTCGCGAAAGCGAAATAACTATTAAATCTATTTTTTTACAAAGCCTGTGGTGTAAAACAGGCATCATTTAATAATGGTGGATCTAAGAAATTACTTGTGTTATAAAAATGGTATCTTACGGTGCGCGTTCCTCCAAAAAGTCGATTATTAGTAGCGTTAAAATCTAATATTATTTCATAAACGCCTGGACTTATTTCGCTAAAAGTTCCATTACCGCTTATATCTATAAATTCACTAATACTACCGTTGCTAGCGCTTGTCCCTATCAAAATAGTTTGTTCTACGACTTGAACAATTCCAGAGCTAGGCGTTATCTCATCTGGAAAAAACTCTAGTGCAGGACTTACATTGAAACCAGGAGAGTTGCTTGCACTGGTAGACTCGTTTGTAAACCAGCGACGCAAGTTAAAGGAGTTTGTAGTGTTAGAATTAGGTGGCTCAAAACCTATTCTAAAAGCATGGTAATACAAATCGTCACTGGTGTCTGTCGTGCCCATATCATCACCTAGTATTGCATTAGGATCTGTTGCTGGTACTTCTACTGGAACAGTAAAAGCATTAAAATCGCGCCACTCACAAATGCCGTCTTCATTAAAATCCATCCAGTTGACTCCATACGTTCTATAAAAAGCATCTGCAGTGTTGTAAAAATTAGAGGCAGTATTGAGGTTTATGTCACGAGGCGTGATAGGTAATCTACTTAAAGAAATGGTGGAAAAACCATTGATGCTATAATTAGGAATTCCTGCAAGTGCAAAACTAGTTTTGTAGAGTAAATCATCATCGGTAAAATCTTGATCTAATGTTACTCTATAAGTAATTTCTCTAGAATTAGTAATAGGTAGTTGAGTTATGGTATAATTAAAATTACTCTGAGTTTCTTGAAGTAGATCGATACCGTCTATTTCACTAGAAAGAAAACCATTTTGAAAACCGACAGTAATATCATAAAAGTCGCCGTTAATACCGCTTACAGGTACTGTATTAGGAGAAGTAATGATGGAGTAATTTAATTCTAAATGGTTAAAATTTATAGTAAGTTGATCTAGAGGCGCCACGTCATTAGGCATTCCTATTTTTATGTTTTCATCACTTACTTCTGTCAATTCTATAAATAGACTAGGGTTAGTACTTGCGTCCCAACGTTCATTTACTTCAACAAACAAAGTGTCTACAAGTTGGGTTCCAGAAAAGGAAAGAGTAGAAGGAGTAATCTCTATATTATTTAGGTTATTCAATTGCACTGAGTAATCCACAGTTATTTCTTCCACAGGTTGAGATGTAAGAGCAACAGGTATTTTAATAGTTGTAGCGTCATTTTTATTGAACTCACTTATTGCCTGGGTAGTAGGTGCTATAGCTGGCGCTTCAATAGGTTGATTGTTACGGTCTAATTGCAAGAAAAATCTAACAAACTGACCGTTATCATTACTATATCCAGTATTATCATCTGTATCGCAACAGGTGAAAGCAGCCATTACAAGTATCAGTAATATTTTATTAGTAACCTTCATTCTGGATCATGTTTTGATTTAACTCAATACTCTCAAATGGTATAGGTAAAATAAAGAAATTAGATGGATAATTTAAATTGCATACGTTTGCTATACAGCCATTATCACGCAATATATCTCTTTTGAATCTTGCGATGTCATAAAGTAAAAAGC is drawn from Nonlabens dokdonensis DSW-6 and contains these coding sequences:
- a CDS encoding GIY-YIG nuclease family protein, whose product is MAFKSLHLYWIYILTNKKRGVMYVGVTGGIEDRLRRHHLGEGSVFTKKYNANKLVYFEEFQYINDAIAREKQLKNWHREWKINLIEEENPDWNDLSENWNTD
- a CDS encoding peptide-methionine (S)-S-oxide reductase, producing MTFKLGLGGGCHWCTEAVFQAVEGVLKVEQGYISSLEPYDQKSEAIIIHFSDLKLLEKIIDIHLQTHASTKQHSRRSEYRSAIYYFDLEMKSRVEAVTVSLSRKRNQNYITLILPFETFESSRESIRNYYKTRPDAPFCKRYIEPKLEVVKRMN
- a CDS encoding cytochrome-c peroxidase — encoded protein: MKLIPTYLIIPTVVALFFCISCKTDQEKGYIKIDELRNLYSQNDARKWPDPQLDASIKRSQFEDIGVLPKVKYPETNPYSPAKKALGKSLFFDPRLSQSGQIACASCHNPELGWTDNLTRSFGHLRKTGKRNAMTIMNSGYAHELFWDGRASSLEDQAQFPIPDNVEMNSNLDIAVNNIAAIDGYAPLFKKAFGDKQVTLERIQKAIATFERSIVSPKSKFDRFISGKKDAFTDQEVLGLHLFRTKAQCINCHNTPYFSDNKYHNDGQALFGTKDEDFGRYYVTGNPEDLGKFRTPTLREVSRTGPWMHHGHFPSLLDVVEFYNLGNPAPIQKKYLGKGRDSLIPTTSPLLKKLELTREEIDAVIAFLETLETRTQRVNLNLIPKDNNTE
- a CDS encoding AIR synthase related protein, giving the protein MSQDISKRYAQRGVSAGKEDVHNAIKNVDKGLFPQAFCKIVPDSLTGSEDHCLIMHADGAGTKSSLAYMYWKETGDISVWKGIAQDALIMNVDDLLCVGATDNILLSSTIGRNKNLIPGEVISAIINGTEELIADLKSHGVELISTGGETADVGDLVRTIIVDSTVTARMKRSDVVDNANIKAGDVIVGLSSSGQATYETEYNGGMGSNGLTSARHDVFNKSLKEKYPASYDAAVPEDLVYSGSKNLTDTVDGSPLDAGKLVLSPTRTYAPIIKKILSDVNRDDLHGMVHCSGGAQTKILHFVKDLHIIKDNLFELPPLFKMIQEESGTDWKEMYQVFNMGHRMELYVNESIAQDIIDISNSFNVDAKIIGRVEAADSKKLTIDSEFGVFEY